ACCGCCTCCCACTGCCGGACCAGCGAGGTCTTGCCCACACCGGCGTTGCCGCGCACGTGGAGAAGGAACTGGTAGTCGTCGCCTTCCGGATCCCGGACCAGGTTCTCCCGGAACGCGTTCATCTCCCCGTGCCGGCCCACGAAACCGCTCCGGCGACGACGCCGGATCAGCTCCTGCCGCGACGGTCGCTGTTCTGCCATCCCGCACCCCCCGGCCGCCAGTATGGCAAGGTGCCCCGCGGCCTGGACCCGGATCATGACGTCCTCCCGCCGCCGGGCGGACACCCCAACTCCATGCCGTGGCCAGTGAGTCGGTCCGGCCGGTCCTGGAGGCTGAGATCCGCAAGGTTCGTCCCGGCTACACCGCCGCTGTTCTGCAGTCCTTCCGTGAGGAGCCGGAACCGAACGGGCCGGGCATGCCGGTGTTCGGGTGGCGTCTTGTCCACCCGGTCGGCCCGGACACCACCTGGGAGGACACCCGCGATGCCGCCGCGTGGAACACCTCCCAGACCATGGTCGGCTGGCTTGGCTACTACGACCACGTCCCCGAGCTCCAGCGGACCGAACTTGCCGGCCTGCTGCGCAAGCACGGTGTCCCAGTCGTGCTCTGCGTGGATTGCGGCGAACCCATCACCGACCGCCACCCGCGGTGGACCGGCGTCTGGGTCACGCCCGACAGTGAGTACGGCCCGGTGTGCGGAGAACCCCACGCCCGTCCTATCGCTGCCAAGCCTCTGCTCGGGACGTTCACCGACCAGGACTTCGGCGCCCCACACCGTCCCGACGCCTGAGAACACGACCGCAGGCGCGACGATGGAGCCGCTCTGAGCATGCGGCAGGGCCCGGCGGAATCCGCCGGGCCCTGCCCTCTTGCCGTACGCCCTTCAGCCCGCGAGAGTCGTCATCGTCGGGCGGAAGGAAGTCCAGTGGCTGACCTGTTGGCCGTGCCACCTTGCGGAGGTGCCCCGCTGCAACGGGGCCTCCTGCGTTCTGCGGTGCGTGTCCGGACCGTTGGACCTGCGCCTCTCCTGTACGCGCATGCGCGGCCCGCGGGCCGCGCGCGTCGCGCACGTGGGAACGAGTTCAAGAATGGGGGGATAATTGACCTCGGCCAAGAGCTGTAGGCAGACACTTTCCCCTGTCCAAGCGCCATCCCGCTTGACCTGCACTGATGAGGCAGATTCGCGGGTTGTTAAATCCGATGGCGAACCATCCTTTGAAAAATTCCGTTCCGACCTTTAAATAACAGGTCGGCGCTTTATTTATGGTCTGCCTCCAATGGGAACTGAATCGGCATTGTCAGGCGTAAGCGTGGGTAACGTGGGATTCGCTGACACCTGTGGCTGCAACTACTGGCGTGAGTCAAGTCCCGTGCCCTGCAAGGCACTTGAGCACCAAGTTCCGGACCGCTAGCTGACCATCCGCCTCCTGTTGGGAGTCAACTTCCTTGTCGTTCCTGCTTCCTGAGCCCGTTCCTGCTGAGCAGAACGGGCCGTGCGCGCACACCCCGGCGAGCACTGCCAAGTCCTCGCCGCTGGCCTCCTTACTCCTGCTGGTCATACTCCTGGCCGCGCTGTTCGTCCTGCTCGCCCGCGGGATGAAGCTGGAGGAGGCCCTCGCCATCCTGGGGGCCGGCGGTCTCCTGGCCGCCGAACTGCGTCAGCGTCTGCTCTGACCCGATGCCCTGCCGGGGCCCGTCTCACCGACGGGCCCCGGTCCTGTTCCGGGCTCGGGAAGGAGATGGACGCCGTGGCCCGTCCCATGAAGCAACTGCCCCACACCAACGACCCACTGGTGGCCTTCGCACGCGACCTCCAGGCGCTGCGCAAGGAGGCCGGTGACCCGCCGCTGGCGATGATGGCCGAACACAGCGGGCTGTCCACCGCGACGCTGTCCAACGCCCACGCGGGCAAGAAGCTCCCCACCTGGGCAACCGTCAACGGCTACATCCTGGCCTGCGGCGGCAACCCCGAGAGCTGGAGCGCGCGCTGGGAAAGCCTGCGCCTGGCCGCCGCCGGCTTCTCCGGCGATCTCTGCCGCGAGGCACTGAGCCGCTGGGAGCGCACCGGCAACCTCACCCCGCCGCACGCCGTCGACGAAGCCCAGCTGCGCGAGCTCCTGAAGACGCTGCTGGACTTCAACGGGCTCAGCCACCGCACCCTGGCCCAACAGGCGCCCGGCTATTCCCATGTCACGTACGGGGCCGTCCTGCGCGGAGCACGCCCGCTGAAGGCGAAGATCCTCTACCAGATCCTCATCGGCTGCGGCGTCCACTCCCTGCGGAGCCAGGAGGCGTGGTTCCACCTCCTGAGCAGCTTCTCCTGGAGGGAAGGCGTGGAAGGCGGCAAGCTGCTGGCCCGGGTGGACCGGCCCCTGCGGTATGCCGGCGACATCGACCTGAAGATGCTCAAAGCCATCCTCGAACGCCTCGAGCGCGGCCGCGGGCTGTTCGCCGCCGACATCGTGTCGTACGACAGCATCAACGCCCTGCGCACCGCGTACGAGGACATGCTGGCACTGCTGCTGTCCTCACTGCAGCGCTCCCACGTCCAGCTGCCGCCCAAGCTCGGCTACGCCTTCAATCGGGTCGTCGGCGAGCTGCGCAACAGCTCGATCCCCAACCCGGCCGCCATCGCCGCCCTCGTCCCGCTCGCCATGCCGTTCCACCCCCGCCTGCGCACCCGGGTCGTCATGGCGCTGAAGAACGCGGGCGAACTGCTGCACCGGGCAGAGACCGGCGAACTGAACATCCGGGGGATGGCGGGGCTCCGGCTTCCGCTACCGCCGCCCCTGCACGTCCAGCGCACCACGCCAACCGCCTCGTAGTTCCCGAGCGCGTGACCGGAGCCGCGGTCTCAGCCGGCGGTGCGGCCACTGCGCGCTGTACCCCCGCGCGGTAGGGCGGCAGTCGGGTAGGGCAGCATCTGCTCAGTTCCCGCCTGACCGTGAGGGGTCATCATGCATTCCACCCGCCGCGTGGCGTCGGCCGTGCTGTTCAGCTGCCTGATGCTCGCAGGCTGCTCACCTACTTCGCTCGGCACCTCGGTCTCGGACGCGTCGGCAAGCGCGAATCCGGCTGCCGGTCCGTCGGGCGCGAGTGCCCAGGGCGGGAGGCCAGGACAGGCGATCGCGGTGGGGGCGGGCCCGCAGAAGACATACACCGTGCAGAAGCAGCCCGCCGCGGGCACCTGCCACTACCGCTACCTCAAGGGCGAGCCGCTCGAGGACCCCACGTGCACGCCGGGCGCCATCTCTCCGGCGGTCACGCAGTCGAATCTGAAGTCGACGATCTGCCGCAAGGGCGGCTACACCTCCAGCATCCGCCCCTCCACGTACGTCACGGGCAAGGAGAAGAAGCTGAACGCCGCCTCCTACGGCTTCACCGGCCGTATGAGCGATGCCGAGTACGACCACCTCATCAGCCTCCAGCTCGGCGGTGACCCCAACGACTACCGCAACCTGTGGGTGGAGCCCGCCGACCCCGGTCACAAGAAGGGCTCCGGGGTCAACAACCTGAAGGACCCGGTGGAGACGAAGCTGCACACCGCGGTCTGCAAGGGCACGGTCACCCTCGCCGCCGCGCAGAAGGCCATCGTCACCGACTGGACCACCGCGCTCAGCAAGCTCGGCCTCGGCTGAGGCGCGGTGAGGGCGGTCGGGCAGCCACCCGCCCTTGCGCAGCGGCGACTTCAGCCAGAGACGGCGTTCCGGGGTCGGTGCGTATGAGACCGTGGCGGTCATCTGGCCCGTCGCTTCCCCCCGTAGCGGCGGGCCAGGCTCTTCTCGGTGAGTGAGGGCGACGCCGTCACGCCGGTCCAGCCAACCGACGTGCCCCCCTGGTTTAGGGGAGACACGAAACGCCGCTGCGGAGCTGAGAGCGGGTCAGGCCGCCGGCGGCTGGCTGGAGGGGCCGGCCTGGTCGGAGGGCGGGTCCAGCTGCTGCTGGCGGCGGCGCTGCTCGTTGCGGTGGTCTTCGACGCGCTGGGTGAACTTCTTCAGCGCCTCGTCTTCCCCGTCGGGACCGAACTCGCTGTAGGGGCCGATGCCGAGGGTGACGGCGTTGGCCTCTTGCTCGATGGCGTCGGCGGTCTGCTGGAGGAAGTACTGCGGTTGAACTCGCAGTGGCGGGCCGGTCGATCATCCGGCACTCATGATCAGTCCGGTCTCGGTGAGGCAGCCGTCGATCAGTTCCGGACGGTACTGGATCTTCTTGAGTTTGCGCTTCATGACGCGGGCCAGGTGGTCGAGGTTGGCGGCGGCGAAGTCGGCCAGACCGCGCTTGACCAGTGATCAGATGCCCTCCTGCGGATTGAGCTCAGGAGCGTACGACGGCAACTGGAACACCGTCAGCCACTCCTCGTTCTCCACGAAGAACAGCGCGAGCTCGTCGAACAGATGGACGTTGAGATTGTCCCAGACCCAGACCGCGGGGGCCTTGAGCTGGTTGTGCGCCACGACGATCAGGTCACGGTAGTCCTGCCATCCGAAGTTCTTCGCCTCACCCTTCCGCCCCCGGTACACGTGCAACCGGTAGATCAGACGCGATCGTTCGCCGCTCCTGTAGCAGACCAGTCCCGCCACAGAGACCCGTCCCCGGTTCGCGTCACGCACCCGCACCTGCGGTGTCCGGCCGCACGGTGCCCACGTGTGCCGCCTTCGGCGGCCTCAGCCCCTGTCCTGCCTCGTCCTCGAAGCAGATCTAGGCGTGCTGGGCCGCCGCAGTGGCTTTACCGTCTCCCACACCTCGCTCCGCCACCGCTCAACACTCGCGTCGTCCCGCTCCAGCGCCCGCCTCGCCGGCACCTGCGGCGACGAGCGGCCCGAGTTGGCCGCCGCCCTCTCCTGGATCGAGGACAAGAAGGTCCAGGATGCGGCAACATCGTTCAACATGAACGAGGTCATGGCTGCGTTAGGTGGAGCCGCGATCGGTGGGGGGTTCGCGTTTGCAGGAGCGCTTGCGCAAGCCCGCAGCGCCCGAGCACAGGCGGACGCATCCCGCACAGCAGCTAGGCATCAGGCGGACATCGCTCACAAGCAGTGGGTACGGAGTGGCAGAGGGTCTGCATGCTTCGAGTTCCTGGCTCTGACCCTGGGCATGACAGATCAAGCGTTCAAGCTCCACTCTTGGAGAGAGCTGCTGGGTAGGCGGAGAAGCCTTTGGGAGAAGATCCGTACTCGGCGGGCCGAAGCGAAGGTCGAGACTGCCATCGATGAGACCCTGAGGCAGATGCGGGCCACCCTCGCCGTGCTCGACCTTTACGGTCCGGACGAGGTCGCTATCGCGGCACACAGAGTGGAAAGAGCCTGTGTGAACCTGCACATGTGTTGTGGGGGATGGACGAGGCTTCCACCGCTTGCCCCGTTCGACTGGAACACAGATCTCTCCGCGGTGCTACGGGCGCGGGAGGAGTTCTCTCAGGCCGCTCGCCCGTATCTGAACACCACTGTGTAGCATCCGCTGCGTCGCGCACGCCTCGCTACTTGGACGCACTTCTCGGGAGCCGATGCCTACGCAGCCTGAATCGCGCTTGAGCGGTGACCGCGGGCCCGTGCAGCCATCGAAGTGCCGGGTCCGATATGGGCTTCGCCGACAGCCTCTCGACGTCTCCACGTAAGGCGTCCGGACAGATCGCGGCGACCAGCAGGCACCGCGGCCCTGAACCCACGGCACGCGCCCTCTGCGATGAGGCGAACGAAGCCAACGGCGTTCTTGTGGGCAAAGCCCTGATCGTATCCGCTAGACTTGATCTTGAACTGGCCGCCGCAACTAAGGGCGGCTGGTTGCGCGTTGGTGGTCCAAGGAAAGACGCCCCGCTTCCTGCGGGGAAATGCAGGTGCAAGGCCTGCCCGGCGCTCGATCAAAAGGCCCGTCCGCGCACAGGGCGGGCCTTTTGCGTTGCCCGGCGCCAAAACCCGGGCGGCCGCGATGTCACTGTTCCGGCGTGCACCGCGCCAACGGGTGTGGCAACCGTGAGGGTCAGTCCGGCCCGCCGTTTTCCCCCGAAGCGGCGGGCCGTTCGCGTTTCCCGGCTCGGGGGTGAGCCTGTCGTCAGGCTGGCGGTGACGCCCCCGCTGGTGGGGCTTGGTCGGCGGGCTGGTCCAGCTGCTGCTGTCGGCGGCGCTGCTCGTTGCGGTGGTCTTCGACGCGCTGGGTGAACAGCTTCAGCGCCTGCTGCTCCTGGTTTGGGCCGAAGTCTTTGTAGGGGCCGATGCCGAGAGTGACGGCGTTGGCCTCTTCTTCGATGGCGTCGGCGGTCTGCAGCAGGAAGTAGCTGCGCTCGCGGTACTTGTAGTAGCCGGTGAAGGCGGCTGACAGCGTGACGGTGAAGCCGATGGCGACGATCGTGACGTTCTGCCAGGTCAGCTTGTTACCGGTGTCCAGGGCTGCAACGGTCGTCGTGGCTGCGGAGCCGATCATGATGAGGTTCTGCAGCGCGTTGTGGACGAGCCGGTACTTGCGGCTGTCTGCCCGGTGCTGCTCGATGACCCCGACAACATCCTCGCGGTAGAGGCTGCGCCGTTCCTTCAGCGTCGGGTAGTAGAGGGAGCTGAGGAACCGCAGTTCCTCGCGCTTGGTGTCAACTGCGTTCATCAGGTCGGCCAGGCGTGGGCCCCGGCGCGGCACAGTCACGATTACGACTGCCACAGCGATCAGTATGAGTGTGCCGCAGATGATGGCGATGCGGAGAAGCGTCGCGGGGGAGTCCCAGGCCAGGACGGCCCAGCCCAGACCTGTCAGCAGGGAGACACCGGCAACGATCAGCGCCAGCAATCCGATCTGGACGGCCGTCGTGCGGCGGGCCAGTTCCCGATCCGCTTGCTTCACTTCGTGCCGGAGATCGCGCAGCTTGGACCTTTCCGTGGCTGCCACTCTCCGTTGTTCGGCGCTGAGGTACTCCTCAGCATCGTTCATGCGGCTGGACGCGTCGTCGTCAAGACTGCGGTCCACGGAGCCCCCTCATCTGCCGTCTGGAATCTCACCGACCCTGCCACCTCAGCCGCGGCCGTGTC
The DNA window shown above is from Streptomyces sp. NBC_01451 and carries:
- a CDS encoding SLATT domain-containing protein — translated: MDRSLDDDASSRMNDAEEYLSAEQRRVAATERSKLRDLRHEVKQADRELARRTTAVQIGLLALIVAGVSLLTGLGWAVLAWDSPATLLRIAIICGTLILIAVAVVIVTVPRRGPRLADLMNAVDTKREELRFLSSLYYPTLKERRSLYREDVVGVIEQHRADSRKYRLVHNALQNLIMIGSAATTTVAALDTGNKLTWQNVTIVAIGFTVTLSAAFTGYYKYRERSYFLLQTADAIEEEANAVTLGIGPYKDFGPNQEQQALKLFTQRVEDHRNEQRRRQQQLDQPADQAPPAGASPPA